The nucleotide sequence ATGGACAAAGATGCGGTCAATCTTTAAGGTATCGATGGGAAATTCACGCAGCCGGGTGAGGGAGGAATAGCCCGTGCCAAAGTCATCGATACATAACCGCACTCCCAAATCTTTCAGTTGTTTCAGACGTTGAGCTTCGGGGGTCAGTGGTTCCAGAATACAGCTTTCAGTAATTTCAAGTTTTAAGCAATCCCTGGGAATTTGAGTCGTTTGCAATATGGACTCTAATCGTTCTAATAAGTCGGTTTGTTTTAGTTGAATGGCTGAAAGATTGACATTCATCATCACCGGAAAAGCTTGAGGAAATTGGTCGCACCAGTGACTTACAGCGGTTCTCAGATGAATAAGCCACAGTGATTGAACCAGCCAAGGGCATCGTCAGCAGAAATACACTCGTTGATAATCCTGGTTAAAGCTTGGTCGAGCGCTTCCTGCGTTCGAGCCTTGGCTGAACGCAGGAGCTGCTTGAGTTTTGACCAACATAGTTCAATCGGTGAAAGGTCTGGGGAATAAGGCGGCAGAAACACAACCTTGGCTCCAACCGATTCAATTGCCGCTTGCACGACTGAAGCATGATGCACGGGTAGATTATCCATCAGCACGATCGCCCCTACCCACAATTGCGGAATCAGAATCTCCTGGATGTAGAACAAGAACACGTCAGTATTGACACTGCCAACAATACTCATGCTAGCAATCAACCCATCAATACTCATGCCACCAATCAACGAGATATTCTTGCCCCCATCGCCAGGAGCCTCAGTGTCATACAAGCGTTCACCGATGGGGGCACGACCAGACAAACGAGTCATTGCCAGATGGATGCCCGTTTCATCAATGAAAACCAAGTTGCGCGGGTCGATTGTAAAACTCCACAGGCGATAAGCAAACCGCAAATCCTTCACCCTTTGAGTATCTTGCTGGGAGGCAATCAGTGTTTTTTTTGACGCTGAGCTTGAGCTTAGACACAGCCTGTTGCATGGTTGATATACTCACCTCCACTCCACTTTGTTGGGCAAAGCGTTCACACAACTCCTTGAGTAGGGCATCCGGTTGAGCCGTGACTAGGGCTTCAACGATGGGCAACTGCTCTTTGCCCAACTTGGCAATGGCTCCTCCTCCGTGCGCTTTAGGCTCCACGGTGCCTGTCTCACAATAGTGTCGCCTTAGATCTCGAATGAACGATAAGCTCACCTTGAAGCGCTCTGCCAGTTGCCGTTGTGATCCTTCTTGAGCTTCATAGGCTGCCATGATTCGTTGCCGTAGATCAACTGACAGAGGGGCGGGCATAAGCAGCTAGCTCCTAGCTTTTGATAGTTGTTTTAGCCTACCAGAATGTGGCTTACTCAATCAATAACGGCTGTAAGCGTAAGCAGGCATATCGCTAGGCAGAGAACTGGGGCAGGTTGTCGGAAAATAACCCACCAGATTTGATTTGACCTCCAAAGACACCAGGCACACTCAGAAATTTTTATGCTTTTGTGGTATAATTTTTTTTGTCGCCATGCACTGGCATCGCTGACTCTGGGATAGCTGATTCTGGGGGCAAATTTAAGGATACCCAATCAGAGCCTGTTATCTATTGGATGAGGATATTTCTTCATGTCTCAATGGATACAGGAGTATCTGGAATTTGTACCGGGTCCATCAAAGTCTGGGATGTGGGAGTTGCTGGCATCTGTACACCCCATCCTCTCCTCCAGATAGCTGGAATCATTGAGGAAAACCCAATCCAGCGAATGATATCTGATACGGACGAGGAAGCAAGTGAGAAGGAACCAGACGATCCGGAGGATCTTGATTATTCTGAAAAGAAAAAGATAGATGTATGTACCAGCACTTGCAAATACAGAGGAGCGGCACGTCCCCAGGCCGTAACTTCTTTCAGACCAGAACTGCTTGCTCAGTACCCAATACTGGGGAGCTTGCTCAGGCTGATTCTGACGATAAAAATTTTGACGATAAAACGGTTAGTGAGTCCAGGGTCTATCAAACTTTTAGCCAGGTCCCCCTTGATGAACCAACTCGGATATTACAGCGAGCAGAACGCACACGTCCTGTTCGCTCTGCTAGCGGAGGTGGTCGGGTACAAAGTGTATCTGATGAAAAAGTTGAGTGCTATGGTGTTGCACAGGGTCACTTCGCGAGTGTTAAGCGTGGAATAAAAGTGGGGACATCCAGTTTGGGTTCCTGCTTTGTGGTAATTTCCCCAATGGGAACTGAGGTTTTGTTTGCTCATGTACATGCCTGTAGTGAAGCAGTCTTACAAACCTTCAGTCAATCCTTAGACTTGAAAAAGACAAAAATAATTAAGGG is from Leptothermofonsia sichuanensis E412 and encodes:
- a CDS encoding IS630 family transposase; its protein translation is MRFAYRLWSFTIDPRNLVFIDETGIHLAMTRLSGRAPIGERLYDTEAPGDGGKNISLIGGMSIDGLIASMSIVGSVNTDVFLFYIQEILIPQLWVGAIVLMDNLPVHHASVVQAAIESVGAKVVFLPPYSPDLSPIELCWSKLKQLLRSAKARTQEALDQALTRIINECISADDALGWFNHCGLFI
- a CDS encoding EAL domain-containing protein produces the protein MVQSLWLIHLRTAVSHWCDQFPQAFPVMMNVNLSAIQLKQTDLLERLESILQTTQIPRDCLKLEITESCILEPLTPEAQRLKQLKDLGVRLCIDDFGTGYSSLTRLREFPIDTLKIDRIFVHRLTTNYSQMVQMIISLAHSLGIDVVAEGIETETELETLKDLGCEFGQGYLFSPPIDPQEATQWIRQAMKREASP
- a CDS encoding helix-turn-helix domain-containing protein, which codes for MPAPLSVDLRQRIMAAYEAQEGSQRQLAERFKVSLSFIRDLRRHYCETGTVEPKAHGGGAIAKLGKEQLPIVEALVTAQPDALLKELCERFAQQSGVEVSISTMQQAVSKLKLSVKKNTDCLPARYSKGEGFAVCLSPVEFYNRPAQLGFH